The DNA segment GGCCCAACATCGAGTATGCAACAAATGCTTCCTGAGCCGCGGCTACCGCAGAATTGACATCCGCAAATACGCCTCGCCCTAAGCCTCCCCGCGACTTTTGGCCGTATCCGGCCGGCGCCACACGTGTAGGTGACTCCCGCTTCGAGGTAGGTCCACATCCATAGGGAGGGTTTACCTGAGCTGGGCGTAGTTTCGGGTTTGGGTTCTCAGGAACAGAGCTGTCACTCGTTTGCAAACGAGACACAACACGGTCCACAATTGACGCTATTTTGTCTTCAGACATATATGGCATGGCATTATCTCAACTCGCAAATTGCGAATTAGGAATCGTCAGATTTAGAGTAAGCCAAAGCGCCCTGGTCTTCTATCTGGTCCACAATGGCCATAACAGTAGCATCCACGGGGCGGTCTTTGGTGACAGCCGTTTGGCGTGCCGATGACCCGGATGCATACATCACAAGATCTCCAGCGCCTGCGCCAACGGCGTCAATCGCAACCACATAAGATTCACGTCCCTCACCCTTTGGGTTGGCGTGCTCAAGGAGAAGAAACTTTAAACCTTCAAGCTCTTCTTCTTTGCGGGTTGCAACGACGCTGCCTATGACTCGAGCTAAATGCACGAATTATTCTCCGGCGCGTGTGAGTGGCAAAACGGCGTCAGTGTTTTCATGTGGTCTTGGGATAACATGAACGCTGATAAGCTCACCAACTCGCT comes from the Deltaproteobacteria bacterium genome and includes:
- a CDS encoding EutN/CcmL family microcompartment protein — translated: MHLARVIGSVVATRKEEELEGLKFLLLEHANPKGEGRESYVVAIDAVGAGAGDLVMYASGSSARQTAVTKDRPVDATVMAIVDQIEDQGALAYSKSDDS